The genomic stretch GAGGATCGCCTTGTGTTTTAATCTGTGCTTTGCTGTCATTTGCCATTTGAGCATTGCTGGAGCAATTGCTGCTTCCGTGGTCATTAATGTGCAGAATGCCTGGTTGGAAAGAGCCCTGCCCGGGTTGCTTTGCTCTGCAGGGGCCAGACAGTTTCAGAGAATCTCTCTTCTCCAAACTGAAGCACTGTTCGAACACATGCAAGACTGGCTAAAGCGGCAGTACTTCGtcagttttaattatttctttaaaaatttctgttttcttgttacAGTTTTTCTGATGTTGGGCCTGTGCTGTTGACACAGTAACACACCTGAAGGTGGCAGCAATTCAGGTAGCAATAGCTCCTGTTGCTCTGCAAATCCTAAATggattgctgcttttttgtccCCCTAGTTAACTTCAGCTGCTTAGTTGAATGCTTCTGCAGTTACCTTTGAAACTTGCATATGAATAACAAATTAGTTATGTAGGTGTTTAATAATGCAGTGACCATAAGTAAGATTAAGAATACTTGTTTTTGTGGTTCCCACCCTCCCcgtacattttttttctcacaaggtctggaagaactgaaaatattatGTTTTTCATAATGTAAAGGACATGATGTGCAATATGagcttgaaaagaaacaaacatgctgaaaaatgtaaaccagTCAGTAACTGTCAAGTTTTACTTTGTAGATTTCCCCCGTAAGAATGATGGAGCGATCAATTCACagtgcaaaatacatttttgtagaAAATTTGTATCGAAGGTAGGGTATATGGTTTTCTACTTTACTTTCTTGGCttaattagatttaaaaaaatagaatcaaCTGAGGATTTCTTTGGTAATTTGCATCTAAGTGGTCTGTGAAATCTGTCAGCTCTTTTTTGGAGTAGCAGTGTGTTTTGTACGGGACGTGGTGCCCACTGTTAGAATAAAACCTGTAGGACATGGGCCAGACGAGAGCCTTCTTCAGAAGTGATCTTGGGTATTTAGAACATGTTACTATTTAGAACACCATTTATTGAAGTTATCTGCTCTCCAGCTGAATACAAAAGTCTTGCTTAAATCAAAGCAAACGCATACTGAACAGGCCAAAAACCATGAAGGTATAAAGAATAACACTGTAGGAGGGAGAGAACTAGATAGCGTTATCCAACCTAACATCCAGGATTGGCATTTGTTGCAAGCAGGAACTCGGGTGACAAGTGTTCCAGCCCTCGTGCTATTATTGCTCAGAATCGGGATTCATAGGATCAAAATAGCCTGAAAACCTTGGTAGGCTAGtgagtaaagaaagaaaaagagccgCTTGTCTCAATGTCACTTTCTGAATTGGGCCCCCACCCCCAGGTGTGCTTGGGCCAGAGGTAGAGCAATTGGGCCTAACCCCGGTTATTTTGTTCTGGGGGATAAGATTGTGGCCTGatagagaaaaaacatttattacCTGGCCAGTGTATAACTCATCCATCACATACTAACTCAAGTAGTGCAACAATCagcactttggttttttttgttgagaATGCTGACGTTATATTGAGAAGTGAATGTAACAGATTATTGTTTTAATGGTGGTCTTATGGGACAAAACCAGTTTCTTGCCCCTGTCTGCAGGGAGAATGGCTGCAGGCCACAAGATGGCATCTATGCTACATAAGCTCCTAGTCTGTTACGGGAACTGCTTTTTGAAAGTTGAGACACACACAGTAAGATGCgaggcaaacagaaaaagacattatCCCAGTCTGTATGCCGTGGAAATGTACTGGAatgtctttctcatttttaattactgactttttttttcattgtcgACAAAGTGCTTTTGTCGCAAAGACGGAGAACTTTGTTGCTATGAGGCTAAATGTGCTTGTGTCAACTCTATGTGTTAATtttgtaataatatttttaagggcatctgaaatgtttggtGGCTTCAGCGCTTTTTAATGTTGGGACAGGAggcatttgctttgttttgctacaGCAAGCTAGAAGCCAGCTGACGCTACCAATACCAAACCAAAATATGATATAAGGGTGTGTAAAAAGATTATaagtaaaacaaggaaaaatttgGGCTACATGAAAACAGCCATTTTTgagtcacattaaaaaaaaaaaaagtaaatctgtCCTCCCTCATACCCTGTCTCCAGTGGTGGGCCAGAAGTACTTGAAAAGAGCGTAAGAACAGGGTAAGCATTTATGATAATTTCTGAGTATATCCAGTAACTTACAGTTTTGGGACTTCCTTGTTCAGCAGTGGTTTCTTTGTATTTAGTAACCCACAGggcatttcttttccatgaaTCTGTCCAGTTGCCCCCTAAGCTTGTGTAAACTTTTAGTTTCCAGGACGTCCTATGGCAAGCAGTTCTGTGGCTTTACTCCATGTGTTTGATCACTGCCCTATCCTTATGTGTCATAGTTCTTTAAAGATATGTAGACTTGTCTCAAAAACTAATACTTCTGTGTACAGGAGAGAAAACTGCATATAAGAAATGGCAGGATGATAGTGGGCGTGTGGAAGTAGTAGTAACCACAACTACAGTAGAAAGGAAGTCCATTGCAGACTTCTGAAAGCATGTGAAATCTCACGATAGGAGAAAGTATTGTAACATAGAGGTAGTACCCTTGTGACTTAAAACAACTACTGTAGAGCCAATATTAGGGCTAGGGAAAGTCATCTTACTAACTGCAGGTTTGTTCATCTGCCTCAGTATTTAGCACAACTTCAGAACAAGTGATGaaggaaagaataattaaaGCTTTGGACAAAAATATAAAGTCAGTGGCCAACTACGCATCCTGTTAGACTAATCTAGTAATTGTGTTTTGTAAATTCCATACTCTgttgccccccgcccccccaaagGCATTCTCATCAGTCTGAACTGAAGTTATATATTTATCaaggaggtttggggggggctttCATGATTGATTATTCATAGCGCAGAAGCTGGTGGTGTAATGTGATAGGAAATCCCACTGAAGGGAGATCTTGAAAGGGGACGTACCAGGCTGGAAGGGAGTTACTCATGTTGGATCAGCCTTTGGATTGAGGCTTTGGTACAAAGGGTGAGAGTATGCTAATAAATTCTATCATTCAATTGAACTGACAACAGAAATTTCAACTATAAGATGAAAGATTGTAAgtcaaaaagcagaaatagatAAACTTTATAtacttataaataaaaattgatcACAAAATAACGCTAGTGTTGTGTAGCCCGGAGAAGAGTAAATGTGACTCTTGGTAGTATCTGCAAAGGGCTTCCAGGAGGGAGATTGAAATACTGCTGCTTTTGTACACAGCTTTTATGAGAGCTTTTTAACATCGCTTTTTACACTTGTAACTGCTCGTTCATGATCTGTGAACTAAAACTAAAACGGGTGTGAAGCTGAGATACTAGCATGATCAAAAACATGGAAACCCTGTTTAAAGAGACAAAAACAGCTTGACATTTTTATAGAAAAGTTGGGAGAATACACTTGTCACCTGTGGGCACGCTGGGtgcaaacatgaaaaatggGAGTTGTTGAAATTGCAAGACTATAATAACAAAAGAATAATTAGATACAAAAAGGCTGTGGATACATTAAGGGCTAAAAATCAGAAGATGGTGTCTTAGCCATCAGaggaacaaagagaaaatataaacttGACACTTCATACTTTTATGTAGAAGGATAATAGTGCCCTGTGGCAGGGGAAAGGCCTTATAACGTAAAACGATTGTTTTCTTGGCCAACTGCtgcatgaaaatgttaaaaatcatGCTGTAACTAAGCAgactttgcaaaggaaaattcCTTTGTATCCTCCagagtctttttctttccttgttacTATTTCCTAGCAGGAATCTCCTGTCTCTGTGGGGGAGCGATCCTAATTCTTGTGTAGGTTAGTCAACATGCAAAAACCATACAGAGAACACAGGAGAAGTTGCCCATTGTAGAAGTTGAATTATGCCTGTCTGATGGAAGGTCTGGAAAACACAACTGACctgacatatttttaaattttgctgaaaatgttaCCAAAGCCCCCCCTCAGGCTCAAGCTATTCAACAGGTATTTTCAGCAAAGGGATTGTTAAATAGCTGTATGGAAggcattttctcattaaaagtatgtaaaaattaaatagaacttttttattcaaataagaCTCGGACTGAATAGGGTAAGCATACTGCAAAGAGCAGaggttattttctgctttcttttctgtaagagAAAGTATTGCTTAGGGTCCCAGTCTTAAAGATGGAGAAGAATCCCTTGTTATCTCTAGTCTACACAGGCTCTTCTCCTTTAGGAGAACAATTAGTTTAAGCAAGGGATGAAGAGCTGTGGGAATATCAGGAATACCAGCTCTTCTTTGATCCGATGTCACTCAGTATTTGTGTTTTGGCTTTGCAGGCTTTTTCCCAGAGAGAGAATGGAAGGCTTAAATTGTGAGCAATTGCTGAGCTTCTCCGCATGCAGAGATATGCATGAGTGTCCAAGTTCTTACTGCGATTGCACGTCTGAGTTTAGCACTGAAAGACACGCTCGTGTCAGGTGTAAAACTGtagaagaattttaaatgtgTGCACGTGAGTATGCATGAAATGTTATAGGGTAAGCACTAGCAATTCATTTTGTCCCATTTGAATTAATATTTATGATATAAAGCTCGTTCCATTCTTTGGCAGTAAAAATTTACTAGGCAGGAGTCAAATGTCAGTAAactttggaaattaaaataccCTTTTGTGCCTTTTACATTACCCGTGTCTTTATGGATCTTGAGCCTGATCCAGAATCCTCACAGGATTATCCAGGGGACTCCACTGAcgcagggaaggcaaaggcatgTTGTCTGCAGGGCAGGTCAATGCAGAATTGACCTGGATATTTCTGCCTTTTAGGGTAAGAATAGTGGGGCTTTTTCTTCTAATTCCTTTTGACCTTCCTGTTTCCCCCATATATCTTGGAGAAAAGTAGCAGAATCGGTATTTGGCTTATGTATATGGCTGCTACCCAGAAACGTATACGCTTATTAGAAGAATAGCAGTGAATTGTGTTATCCCACTCCTTGGGTGACCCAGAAACGTATATGCTTATTAGAAGAATAGCAGTGAATTGTGTTATCCCACTCCTTGGGTGCTTTGGTAGGCAAGATATTCAGCTGGATGGCAGATAAAGAAGGGACATGGTATGAATacaggttttgctttcttgcatACTTAAGTGGAAATATCTTTCTGGATTATCTTTACTCAGTTTTGCCAGTGATCAAAGCATGTTGCCAGGAGAATGGTTTAGAAATCTGTGGAATCTTTTTCTTCAGCgctattgaaaatattgcaGCTGGTCTTAATCATTCAGCTGGAGAGGACAGGAGCCTCTCAATCCTATCTcttctttatatttctattGCAGAGGCATTTAGGAAAGAGGTGTGGAGTTTGTGTTTCTATCATCAGTTTTGAAGACTGAATGATGTAGAACTAGTAATATTTGATTATTTAGGAATATGGTAATACGTGAAAATTCCGATACTAGTAAAAACATAGTATGTGATTCTTAGTATGTCCTCCACAGACTCCCTTTTTCATGAGTTGGTTggtattttattattcttactGAGATAACTTTGGGACAGTTGTCTCCAGTATTGTCTGTGCCCTCTGAATACAGAGTTCAAATTAAGTGTGTTGAATATTTCAGTACTCTTTCCGCAAATATTTCTTACAGTGGGAGTAAATTTTATTTACACGgtgtcattattttttcattgctctTTACTATGGCTTCTGTAATGAATTGTCAGTGCTGCTTAGTAAATCAAGCCTTTCTGGTGACATGGACTGCAGTAGTTCAGATATATTTGAAATGATCCTGATATAAAGAACTTGAACAATAAATATCATTGACACTAATTTGGTTTTACTGTATAAACGTCAATGTGGTAATGTTTTTCTTCGTCACCGAGTAATTATTTCTTAACTGTAGtggcaaaaataattaatgtttgTAACTGAATAGAAACTTTGTGTTagtaagtacttttttttttaaaaagtaaaagatttGGTCTTTCTATTGTATAAACAATGCTTTATGAGGCCTTCAATTTGGGTGGGCATGACATTggtcttgttttcatttcacatgCTGGAGTAAATCTGGAGTAATTTTAGTcaggtgaaaaaaatacaagtttagaatttattttatttgtgcatGCTGTTCAGTGAGTGATGACTTTTATGTTTATTCAGCGGAAAAATGCCAGAAGTGGATTATGTTGTCCTAACTGAATGGTTTGACTGGATCCAGAACAACACTGATGTTTCGGTCGATTTGATAGGTAAAATTTTGATGGGATCTGGAGGGGCATGTTTGTGGGTGGGTTTCCTTACtgggaggaagaaataatatttgtttCTTGGGCCATAAATAATCACATTATTCAGTGTAGTAGTGGTTGCAATGTGTAGCATCAGGCAGCATGAATTTGTGGATGGTTCATGGATTGATTAACAGTAATGCCGAAGGGGAGGTTCGGTGTTGGTACCCAAGTCAGGATTCTTTCCTTCTATAGTTTGTGAAGTAAgtttattctttgcttttaaagctgATCCTTGAACATAACTATGGTAATTTTTGTTATGGCAGTTTATTTGCAGACATCTCCTGAAGTTTGTTATGAGAGGTTGAAGAGAAGatgcagagaagaggaaaagatcaTTCCTCTGGTAAGGAGTTCTTTCAATATATGTGGTTAcaatgtgctttaaaaacataatgatTCCAGTCTAAATATTAAAATCATATCCTGAGTGTATTGCCAAAATATGGTGCAGCTGTTTCCATTGCAAActaaaatttcagtatttaattttattttataaaaatgatcTGTCGTGCACACTGACTTTCCCAAGTGTTACGGTTTAGTAATCAGTGTACTATAGCTGACTGTTTAGGTGGAGTATTAATCAACTGTTAATCTTCTCTAAGATGTAAAGAGGCAATTGCTTTTGTATCATTAAACAGCATAAAGGCGGCCAGTTGAAGCACAAATACGAGTGCATGCAGGTGCTGAAGGTTAATGTGGGCACTTTCTGTTGTCTGCTATTGCCAGGATGTTTATGCATGAAAAGTGTCTCTGCTTGTGTCTGAAAACAAGCAACTTGTTGAAAATTGTTAGCCTGGGaatctgcttaaaaataaactgtggtAATTGAACGATCACTTTCTGTGTCACAGTTACAGAATGGCCCTTCATTAAACAAGTTTTCTCCTAAGGAAAGCCTAACCAGAAATAAATGTAGTTACAGAAGACATACTGTATACTACAAACGTATCTCTAGTGTTGGGTGGTTCAGTAGAAGCAATTGTCAGTTGAAGATACATGCAAAGAGCTGTATTTTGGGTCATGTGAAATTTTGCCTTGGAAAAGAAATCCTTGCTGTAATGGATTTGAAGTGATTTTGTGTTACTTCACAGCTCTAttgaggggtgggggggagcaattatgaatgaaaaatgttaagTGGTCTccgtggggaaaaaaaaaaaaacaaaaaaccaactaATAGTTGATGACAGGCAGAGATGCTTTTAGAGGAGATTGAGTCAGAGTTAGGAGAAAGTGAACTGGGAATTTTAGGAAAATGTATTGACACAGAAAGTGCCTTCAATACATATTCTTTGCAGTCTTGCTTACTTCTCCttgttgtatttttctctgtaaaatctTGAGCCAGATTATACCTGTGGGAGAGAAATGTGGTTCTTGATCTTAAAAGGAGCTGAGAGCCCTGTGTTCCTGTAAGCTCTGTGTCTTTGAGGTTCCTAATGGAGTAAAACCTTATACtgggaattaatttttctcagaaatgttctgatgctttttatttttgttagtgGAAATATCTGATGCTGGCTTTTATATGTAGCTCTTTACTTAGCAAAAGTATAAAAACTGCAATGTGTGTTTCATCCCTGGGCATATGTGTTATTTGAATGCCTCTTTTCTAGGAATATTTAGAAGCTATTCATCAGCTCTATGAAGACTGGCTTGTTAAACATACACTATTCAAAGTTTCCTGCCCAGTGCTTGTGAGTATTTAGTTATAACCAATGAAGCATATGGAGGATTGTATTCTCCAAATACTAAGAGTGTTGTTTAGTGGTAAAAGTAAACAAATCTGCTTTTCTAATAAACTTTGGAGAAGGAAGATCTCGGAGAAATGTTTACAGCTATCCAGAGCGTATAGCATAAAAGTCTGCTCTTCCATCTCTGGTGGAATTTGAGGGGCTGTTCGCTGTGATTGTTTGCAGGATCAGACATGTAGCTTTTCAATGCATGCCAAATTCTGGACAGAAAGGTAACTGGACAGATCTCTAGGAGTATATTGGTTTGGCTTCAGTGGTAGTCCTGTTCTATTTTGCTCAAAAGCAAACATGTTTTATGGTATTGCTATTTCTAATGTTCATCTTCTTCTTTCCAAGGTAATTGGAGCTGACCATGACATGCAGAAAATGATAGAAAAGTATGAAGAAAACCGGGACCAAATACTAAATCCGTATAATATGCAACACCATTTATAGATGTCTGTGgttgttgtattttaaaaaatatgtttatgaaTTCTGATTTGGGGGCAATTTTGAGTATATtcaatatttctaaatataatgggtttttcttttgaattgtGTTTTGTAGAATGTTGGACTTAACTGCTATGAAATGTTCAGAAACAAGTCATGAGCAGTATATAAGCCAAttccttttcatgtttttacGTTCTCCATCAGCTTTACTGTGGCAGTTCGGTTCAGCTAAAATATGGCTATTTCTCCCATTTCCCACTTCACTGCTGCTTCCTATAAGTAACTggtttcttccccccccccccccccccgaaccctATTTTTGTGATTTGAAAGAAACAGTTCCATACAAGAGGTGGGATGTCCTCTTTTATTATTAGAGGAAGCAAATGAAGTGCATCAAATTAAAGTAGTTTTGTTAAATAGGTCTTGTCAGGTTGAAATAGGGGTCTTACTCTAATCCTACCTACACCAGTCCAGTTTCATTGAATGCAGTAAGTTTCTTCTTTACATGAAATCACAATATAGCATAGTTCTGAAGATAACAATGCATTAGGATAGtcccactgaattcagtggcaaaaaaaccaacatttttcatAAGTGATTGCAGAatagctctctttttttttttctttttttttttttttaagcgaGGTTTTTAAAAGGGTTTATTTCTCCCTAGTGTTCATGGAACCACTGGCCCTACCATGGCTGAGTTGAGGACTAGTGAAAATACAGGGTGCACAGAACTGTATTTGTTCCTTTCAACTGGTTACAAAAAACCTAAATTAAGTGATTTCTTAACTATTTTTGATTCTTTGattgtactttttttaataaaaatacagatggtTCTTTGGGTTTATATTTTGATCAGTTTATTGTGACTTACAGGTATTTGGAGAGTAGAGAAACATAGTGGAGGTTTCATTCTTGCCCTTGTAGCTGAAGTGTTGAGTTGCTCTTAATTTCTGCTTTACCCTCTGAGTGTTGTGTTTTAATGCAGCAGTTCTGCCTGTTTTCACATtactttttctatttaatttgaGGGGAATGATTCCTGAAGTAtggtgtatattttttttttccataatagTTTTGGTTGGTTTAATTGGAGCAAGCAAGGTTAACTGTGTTAAAACATGCTTATATTAATGTAGTTGAGCATCTGTTATAGCTTTTTAGTGAATGCTCCTAAAAATGACTAATGTCCAAGACTACAGTTAGTACTTTGATCACTTATTACAGACATTTGTCTGTAACTTGTTGGAGGATATAAATCTTCAGTTACTTGGCTTTTCCATGTTCCACCTGATTTTGAACAATAACTGATGGTATTACTTTTGGAGATCACTTCACGGCTTCTACTTTGTAGTTTTGTGGTAGCTGGTTTTGTGGTATGCCTAAAAATCATTGTAGTTGAAATGACTGCACTGTTTTCCAAGGCAGGAAATGCAGTTCATTTCTTGTTACTTCCCTCTGGTGGGAtacttttttcccaaataagTACAACTTAATAACGAACAGTGCACTGAGAGAGCATTTCCTAGTGAAGTACTATATTAGTATACTAAAGCTTGTGAACTCAGTATTGCCGTTCTATTGTTCTGTTGTAAAGCTTAAACTTTAGAATTCTAGCTTAGAAACAAGTTTTTGTGTGTTAAGTAATCATCTTACTTACTGAAGCTTATTTGTAGGGGGATATAGTAATTGttgaaaaattttattaaactttcaaagttttttcttctgtaagagACCAAAAGAACTATTTCTTTGGAAATAGTTCTATAAACTTGAGGTTCAGTAATCTTCAGTTTGTTCTTAATTCTGATTTCATTGTGGGTTGTAGAAGCCAAGGATGTATATTTTGCACATACTCCAGAAAATAGCACTTAATCATTTTGTACCGAGAATCTTACAGTAAAAAGAATCTCACTGTTACCTTTCAGCTTTTGAAAGCAGTTTATGCTTTTTggtcagatattttttttcctcttgaattaTATCAAAACAGTAGTTTGGATGGA from Pelecanus crispus isolate bPelCri1 chromosome 8, bPelCri1.pri, whole genome shotgun sequence encodes the following:
- the TK2 gene encoding thymidine kinase 2, mitochondrial isoform X2; protein product: MYQDASRWGITLQTYIQLTMLEQHTRPMISPVRMMERSIHSAKYIFVENLYRSGKMPEVDYVVLTEWFDWIQNNTDVSVDLIVYLQTSPEVCYERLKRRCREEEKIIPLEYLEAIHQLYEDWLVKHTLFKVSCPVLVIGADHDMQKMIEKYEENRDQILNPYNMQHHL